In Nocardioides cavernae, a single genomic region encodes these proteins:
- a CDS encoding alpha/beta fold hydrolase, producing MFRSSRRLLAALGTILVAVLAATLLTSTSQAGAPSAWPPRVAHPDPGSGRPTVVMVHGAWADSSGWYESAEILRSRGLDVIALANPLRGLASDTAYVRSALETIEGPVVVVAHSYGGAVVTGAATGLPNVKALVYVAAFVPDEGEPVGALNELNPGSLINEQALIVRPFSTGTGGGADLYIRPEIFREAFAADLPARTARLMQMTQRPLSAAALGEPSGTPAWRTIPSWYLLATQDRTIPPATQQFMAARAGSTIVRVRSSHVAMQSHPESTAALVLAAARTVR from the coding sequence ATGTTCCGCTCCAGCCGCCGGCTCCTCGCTGCGCTCGGCACCATCCTGGTGGCCGTCCTCGCCGCCACGCTCCTCACGTCCACCTCGCAGGCTGGGGCACCGTCGGCCTGGCCACCCCGGGTGGCCCACCCGGATCCGGGATCCGGACGGCCGACTGTGGTGATGGTCCACGGCGCCTGGGCTGACTCGTCGGGCTGGTACGAGTCCGCCGAGATCCTGCGCTCGCGCGGGCTCGACGTCATCGCACTGGCCAACCCGCTGCGCGGACTGGCCTCCGACACGGCGTACGTCCGCAGCGCACTGGAGACCATCGAGGGCCCTGTCGTCGTCGTGGCCCACTCCTACGGCGGTGCGGTCGTCACCGGCGCGGCCACGGGCCTGCCCAACGTCAAGGCACTGGTGTACGTCGCCGCCTTCGTGCCGGACGAGGGTGAGCCGGTCGGTGCCCTCAACGAGCTGAACCCGGGCAGCCTGATCAACGAGCAGGCACTCATCGTCCGACCGTTCTCGACCGGCACGGGGGGAGGGGCCGACCTGTACATCCGTCCCGAGATCTTCCGCGAGGCGTTCGCGGCCGACCTCCCGGCACGCACGGCCCGCCTCATGCAGATGACCCAACGTCCCCTGTCGGCGGCGGCGCTGGGTGAGCCGTCGGGCACGCCGGCGTGGCGGACCATCCCGTCGTGGTACCTCCTGGCCACGCAGGACCGGACCATCCCGCCCGCCACCCAGCAGTTCATGGCGGCGCGCGCGGGGTCGACGATCGTCAGGGTGCGGTCGTCCCACGTGGCGATGCAGTCCCACCCGGAGTCGACGGCGGCCCTCGTCCTGGCCGCCGCGCGGACCGTCCGGTGA
- the greA gene encoding transcription elongation factor GreA, whose translation MTDQGTVWLTQEAYDKLQAELDDLKGPRRQEIIEKIAAARDEGDLKENSGYHAAKDDQGKQEARIRQLEDMLRKAEVGETPPNDGVVEPGMVVTARIDGGDEEKFLLGARENLSEGDVLDVYSPQTALGSAINGKSKGDTVTYTAPTGKEFSVEIVDAEPYKA comes from the coding sequence ATGACCGACCAGGGCACCGTCTGGCTGACCCAGGAGGCCTACGACAAGCTGCAGGCCGAGCTCGACGACCTCAAGGGCCCCAGGCGCCAGGAGATCATCGAGAAGATCGCCGCCGCGCGCGACGAGGGCGACCTCAAGGAGAACAGCGGCTACCACGCCGCCAAGGACGACCAGGGCAAGCAGGAGGCCCGGATCCGTCAGCTCGAGGACATGCTGCGCAAGGCCGAGGTCGGCGAGACGCCGCCCAACGACGGCGTCGTCGAGCCCGGGATGGTCGTGACCGCCCGCATCGACGGCGGCGACGAGGAGAAGTTCCTCCTCGGCGCCCGCGAGAACCTCTCCGAGGGCGACGTCCTCGACGTCTACTCGCCGCAGACCGCCCTCGGGTCCGCGATCAACGGCAAGAGCAAGGGCGACACGGTCACCTACACCGCGCCCACCGGCAAGGAGTTCTCGGTCGAGATCGTCGACGCGGAGCCCTACAAGGCCTGA
- a CDS encoding AI-2E family transporter — protein MSEQSSPSADPPGDPEVESGRRRLFAALAREEEGLAERIAAQWAQSRAERRTEPAFTTGPSNFSRAQVPWGLDLAAAWSWRLIAIAIAMLGLLWTLRFFAVITLPIAISLLITALASPVVIWLRRVGVPRGLAAGVVLLLGLGTVALLLTFVGQQVAQGASDLSDSVVTGLEQVREWLRTGPFHVSDSQLDGYIKQVQAAVSGSTGADGIFTRATEVGTAVGHVVAGFFIVLFSTYFFLADGERIWSWLVRIAPRAARERVDASGRVAWVSLTQFVRATVLVAIVDAIGIMLVAWFLGVPFVVAIGVLVFLGAFVPMIGATVAGVVAILVALVDQGPWTALLMLGGVILVQQIEGHVLQPFLMGRFVSLHPLGVIVAIGCGVLVAGIAGALVAVPLAAAGNAVAQHLSSYTDVGEDDPDDALEDDIGPPPNEGDEVHDDGPLAGPDAPDDDNKDEDRA, from the coding sequence GTGAGCGAGCAGAGCAGCCCCTCGGCCGACCCCCCGGGCGACCCTGAGGTGGAGTCGGGGCGGCGGCGGCTGTTCGCCGCCCTCGCCCGCGAGGAGGAGGGGCTTGCCGAACGCATCGCTGCCCAGTGGGCGCAGAGTCGTGCCGAGCGGCGGACCGAGCCGGCGTTCACCACCGGGCCCTCCAACTTCAGCCGCGCCCAGGTGCCGTGGGGCCTCGACCTCGCCGCCGCCTGGTCGTGGCGGCTCATCGCCATCGCGATCGCGATGCTCGGCCTGCTGTGGACCCTGCGCTTCTTCGCCGTCATCACCCTGCCGATCGCCATCTCGCTGCTGATCACCGCACTGGCCTCGCCCGTGGTCATCTGGTTGCGCCGGGTCGGGGTGCCGCGCGGCCTCGCGGCCGGCGTCGTGTTGCTCCTCGGCCTCGGCACGGTCGCGCTGCTGCTCACCTTCGTCGGCCAGCAGGTCGCCCAGGGGGCGAGCGACCTCTCCGACTCGGTGGTCACCGGCCTCGAGCAGGTGCGGGAGTGGCTGCGCACCGGGCCGTTCCACGTCTCGGACTCCCAGCTCGACGGCTACATCAAGCAGGTGCAGGCCGCCGTCTCCGGGAGCACGGGCGCCGACGGCATCTTCACCCGCGCCACCGAGGTCGGCACCGCCGTCGGCCACGTGGTCGCCGGCTTCTTCATCGTGCTGTTCTCCACCTACTTCTTCCTCGCCGACGGCGAGCGCATCTGGTCGTGGCTGGTGCGCATCGCCCCCCGGGCCGCGCGCGAGCGCGTCGACGCCTCGGGCCGCGTCGCGTGGGTGTCGCTCACCCAGTTCGTGCGGGCCACGGTCCTCGTGGCGATCGTCGACGCGATCGGGATCATGCTGGTGGCCTGGTTCCTCGGCGTGCCGTTCGTGGTGGCCATCGGCGTGCTGGTCTTCCTCGGCGCGTTCGTCCCCATGATCGGTGCGACCGTGGCCGGCGTCGTCGCGATCCTGGTCGCCCTGGTCGACCAGGGGCCGTGGACGGCGCTGCTGATGCTGGGCGGGGTGATCCTGGTCCAGCAGATCGAGGGGCACGTGCTGCAGCCGTTCCTCATGGGCCGCTTCGTCTCGCTGCACCCGCTCGGCGTGATCGTGGCGATCGGCTGCGGGGTGCTCGTGGCCGGCATCGCGGGCGCGCTGGTCGCCGTACCGCTCGCCGCGGCCGGCAACGCCGTCGCCCAGCACCTCTCCTCCTACACCGACGTCGGTGAGGACGATCCCGACGACGCGCTCGAGGACGACATCGGGCCACCTCCCAACGAGGGCGACGAGGTCCACGACGACGGCCCGCTCGCGGGTCCGGACGCCCCCGACGACGACAACAAGGACGAGGACCGGGCATGA
- a CDS encoding cystathionine gamma-synthase: MTQEHRNKSGFDTRAIHAGYEPDAMTGAVNPPIYASSTYKQDGVGGLRGGYEYSRSANPTRTALEGALAAVEDGEKGFAFASGLAAEDTIIRALTRPGDHVVIPDDAYGGTHRLFDKVAKVWGTDHSSASVADTDAVAAAIEPGRTKLVWVETPTNPMLTIGDIEALATVAHDAGALLVVDNTFASPYLQQPLTLGADVVVHSTTKYVGGHSDVVGGAVVVRDLELAEKVGYHQNAMGAVAGPFDAFLTHRGLKTLGVRMDRHCDNAERIVEFLDVDPRVTEVIYPGLAAHPGHEVAARQMKRFGGMISFRVAGGLEQALAVCERAEVFTLGESLGGVESLIEHPGKMTHASVAGTDLEVPDDLIRLSVGIETVDDLVADLDRSLG; this comes from the coding sequence GTGACCCAGGAGCACCGCAACAAGTCCGGTTTCGACACGCGTGCGATCCACGCCGGCTACGAGCCCGACGCGATGACCGGGGCGGTCAACCCGCCCATCTACGCCAGCAGCACCTACAAGCAGGACGGTGTCGGCGGGCTGCGCGGCGGCTACGAGTACAGCCGCTCCGCCAACCCGACGCGTACGGCGCTGGAGGGCGCGCTCGCGGCCGTCGAGGACGGCGAGAAGGGGTTCGCCTTCGCCTCCGGCCTCGCCGCCGAGGACACCATCATCCGGGCGCTGACACGGCCGGGCGACCACGTGGTGATCCCCGACGACGCCTACGGCGGCACGCACCGCCTCTTCGACAAGGTCGCGAAGGTCTGGGGCACCGACCACAGCTCGGCGTCGGTCGCCGACACCGACGCCGTCGCCGCGGCGATCGAGCCCGGCCGGACCAAGCTGGTGTGGGTCGAGACGCCCACCAACCCGATGCTCACCATCGGCGACATCGAGGCGCTGGCCACCGTCGCGCACGACGCCGGCGCCCTGCTCGTCGTCGACAACACCTTCGCCTCGCCCTACCTCCAGCAGCCGCTCACGCTCGGTGCGGACGTGGTGGTGCACTCGACGACCAAGTACGTCGGCGGGCACAGCGACGTCGTCGGGGGAGCGGTCGTGGTGCGCGACCTCGAGCTCGCCGAGAAGGTCGGATACCACCAGAACGCCATGGGCGCGGTGGCGGGACCGTTCGACGCCTTCCTGACGCACCGCGGCCTCAAGACGCTCGGCGTACGCATGGACCGCCACTGCGACAACGCGGAGCGGATCGTGGAGTTCCTCGACGTCGACCCGCGGGTCACCGAGGTGATCTATCCCGGTCTCGCGGCCCACCCCGGCCACGAGGTCGCGGCCCGCCAGATGAAGCGCTTCGGCGGGATGATCTCGTTCCGCGTCGCGGGCGGGCTCGAGCAGGCCCTCGCCGTCTGCGAGCGCGCCGAGGTGTTCACCCTCGGGGAGTCGCTCGGCGGTGTCGAGTCGCTCATCGAGCACCCCGGGAAGATGACCCACGCGAGCGTCGCGGGCACCGACCTCGAGGTGCCGGACGACCTCATCCGGCTCAGCGTCGGCATCGAGACCGTCGACGACCTCGTCGCCGACCTCGACCGCTCCCTGGGCTGA
- the ilvA gene encoding threonine ammonia-lyase has protein sequence MTDECSLADIVAAREMLEGVTVTTPMEESRWLSALVGGPVSLKCENLQRTGSFKSRGAFVRIARLSAEERARGVVAASAGNHAQGVALAASTLGISSTVFMPEGAPIPKEKATRGYGAHVVFHGRYLEDSLARAREFADETGAVLIHPFDHVDIVAGQGTLGLEVLEQAPDVRTVLVPTGGGGLLAGVAIAVKALRPDVRVVGVQAEGAAAYPGSLAAGEPVPLESMSTMADGIAVGRPGDITFAAVRDHVDEIVTVSEESLSRALLALIERAKQVVEPAGAAAVAALLDNPTGFETPAVAVLSGGNIDPLLLSKVIRHGLAAAGRYLYLRVCIPDLPGGLASLLAEVGAEGANVLEVAHERISPSLTLNEVEVRIQLETRGEAHAEHLMARLRERGYRIDS, from the coding sequence ATGACCGACGAATGCTCCCTGGCCGACATCGTCGCCGCGCGCGAGATGCTCGAGGGCGTGACGGTGACCACGCCGATGGAGGAGTCGCGCTGGCTCTCCGCGCTCGTCGGTGGACCGGTGTCGCTGAAGTGCGAGAACCTCCAGCGCACCGGCTCCTTCAAGTCCCGGGGCGCCTTCGTCCGCATCGCGCGCCTGTCCGCCGAGGAGCGAGCCAGGGGCGTCGTCGCGGCGTCCGCCGGCAACCACGCCCAGGGCGTTGCGCTCGCCGCCTCGACGCTCGGCATCAGCTCGACCGTCTTCATGCCCGAGGGGGCGCCGATCCCCAAGGAGAAGGCGACGCGCGGCTACGGCGCCCACGTCGTCTTCCACGGCCGCTACCTCGAGGACTCGCTCGCCCGGGCCCGCGAGTTCGCGGACGAGACCGGCGCGGTGCTGATCCACCCCTTCGACCACGTCGACATCGTCGCGGGGCAGGGCACGCTCGGGCTCGAGGTCCTCGAGCAGGCACCGGACGTACGCACGGTGCTGGTGCCCACCGGCGGTGGCGGCCTGCTCGCCGGGGTGGCGATCGCGGTCAAGGCGCTGCGCCCCGACGTACGCGTGGTGGGGGTGCAGGCGGAGGGTGCCGCGGCCTACCCGGGCTCGCTGGCGGCCGGCGAGCCGGTGCCGCTGGAGTCGATGAGCACGATGGCCGACGGCATCGCGGTCGGCCGGCCCGGTGACATCACCTTCGCGGCGGTGCGCGACCACGTCGACGAGATCGTGACCGTCTCGGAGGAGTCGCTGTCCCGCGCGCTGCTCGCCCTGATCGAGCGGGCCAAGCAGGTCGTGGAGCCCGCCGGCGCGGCCGCCGTGGCGGCGCTGCTCGACAACCCGACGGGCTTCGAGACCCCGGCCGTCGCGGTGCTGTCCGGCGGCAACATCGACCCGCTCCTGCTCAGCAAGGTCATCCGCCACGGCCTCGCCGCGGCCGGTCGCTACCTCTACCTCCGCGTGTGCATCCCCGACCTGCCCGGCGGCCTGGCCTCCCTGCTCGCCGAGGTCGGTGCGGAGGGCGCCAACGTGCTCGAGGTCGCCCACGAGCGGATCTCGCCGTCGCTGACCCTCAACGAGGTCGAGGTGCGCATCCAGCTCGAGACCCGCGGCGAGGCGCACGCCGAGCACCTGATGGCCCGGCTGCGCGAGCGCGGCTACCGCATCGACAGCTGA
- a CDS encoding YidH family protein: MDEAPDPRYLLANERTLLAYERTAIGLVVAAVGALNLLDGTWPNVALGIALLAASAMTAGVGWHRYRQAERAIRAGTDIPPGFGVQVVVLAVIAIIVVVALTVLV, from the coding sequence GTGGACGAGGCACCCGACCCCCGCTACCTCCTCGCGAACGAGCGGACCCTCCTCGCCTACGAACGGACCGCGATCGGTCTCGTCGTGGCGGCCGTCGGCGCCCTCAACCTGCTGGACGGGACCTGGCCCAACGTCGCCCTGGGCATCGCCCTCCTGGCCGCGTCGGCGATGACCGCCGGCGTCGGCTGGCACCGCTACCGCCAGGCCGAGCGGGCGATCCGGGCGGGCACAGACATCCCCCCAGGGTTCGGCGTGCAGGTCGTCGTCCTCGCCGTGATCGCGATCATCGTGGTGGTCGCCCTGACGGTGCTGGTGTGA
- a CDS encoding DUF4307 domain-containing protein: MTTDLADRYGAPARWRRPAVVGLAVVLAVVGLTWLGWTAWFHGSPDVRSEVVTFDVTSDHQVEARVDVQLEDGVAASCRVRALAEDKTAVGELAFTPVDGVNEVVIRTERRATSVEKLGCTSPDQPRPR, from the coding sequence GTGACCACCGACCTCGCCGACCGCTACGGCGCCCCCGCCCGGTGGCGGCGTCCCGCAGTCGTCGGGCTCGCGGTCGTCCTCGCCGTCGTCGGACTGACCTGGCTGGGCTGGACGGCGTGGTTCCACGGCAGCCCCGACGTCCGCTCCGAGGTCGTCACCTTCGACGTCACGAGCGACCACCAGGTCGAGGCGCGCGTCGACGTCCAGCTGGAGGACGGCGTGGCGGCAAGCTGCCGCGTACGCGCCCTGGCCGAGGACAAGACGGCCGTCGGCGAGCTCGCCTTCACCCCGGTCGACGGGGTCAACGAGGTCGTCATCCGCACCGAGCGCCGCGCCACCTCCGTGGAGAAGCTCGGGTGCACCTCGCCCGACCAGCCGCGTCCGCGCTGA
- a CDS encoding MFS transporter gives MHEHAYKAQCDLEERRHQAQAAERRVALTLFALALGTFAIGTGEFGSNGVVQLIATDLDVSVPTATNAVTAYALGVVVGSPVLTIVAARLNRRTLLLFLVGLFLVGNILSALASDLGLLAIARFVTGTVQGAYFGAGAVVAAYAYGPGKGGKAFATVMAGLTVATIFGSPLGTFIGQRVGWQALYLVVAATGLVAGVAIWFFVPRTPALDGGSVTTELGALRRPMVWVTTAIAALGISSIFAVYTFIGPYITDAVGADESWIPVALAVFGLGMAVGNWVGGRLADQYEHRGLVTGYAGVLVFLVVIGLRGDQLAVLLPCLFGVGATTMMAIPTIQVLLTRYAPEAPTLMGAVNLAALNLANALGAVGGALALGAGWGTLSTAWAGLALTAAGLLLFAVTVPRAAPPAMTEPTPAVA, from the coding sequence ATGCACGAGCACGCCTACAAGGCCCAGTGTGACCTGGAGGAGAGGCGGCACCAGGCGCAGGCAGCCGAGCGGAGGGTCGCGCTGACGCTGTTCGCGCTCGCGCTCGGCACCTTCGCCATCGGGACCGGTGAGTTCGGCAGCAACGGGGTCGTCCAGCTGATCGCGACCGACCTGGACGTGTCGGTGCCGACGGCCACCAACGCGGTGACGGCGTACGCACTGGGTGTCGTCGTCGGTTCTCCGGTCCTGACGATCGTCGCCGCGCGCCTCAACCGCCGCACACTGCTGCTGTTCCTCGTCGGCCTGTTCCTCGTCGGCAACATCCTCTCGGCGCTGGCCTCCGACCTCGGCCTGCTGGCGATCGCCCGGTTCGTCACCGGCACCGTGCAGGGTGCGTACTTCGGTGCCGGGGCAGTGGTCGCGGCGTACGCCTACGGTCCGGGCAAGGGTGGCAAGGCGTTCGCGACGGTGATGGCCGGTCTCACCGTGGCGACGATCTTCGGTTCGCCCCTCGGGACCTTCATCGGCCAGCGGGTCGGGTGGCAGGCCCTCTACCTCGTGGTCGCCGCCACGGGCCTCGTGGCCGGTGTCGCGATCTGGTTCTTCGTCCCCCGTACCCCCGCCCTCGACGGAGGCTCGGTGACGACCGAGCTCGGTGCGCTGCGCCGGCCGATGGTGTGGGTGACCACGGCCATCGCCGCCCTCGGGATCTCGAGCATCTTCGCCGTCTACACCTTCATCGGGCCGTACATCACCGATGCGGTGGGGGCTGACGAGTCGTGGATCCCGGTCGCACTCGCCGTGTTCGGCCTCGGGATGGCGGTCGGAAACTGGGTCGGCGGACGGCTGGCCGACCAGTACGAGCACCGGGGCCTGGTGACGGGGTACGCCGGGGTGCTGGTGTTCCTCGTCGTCATCGGGCTGCGCGGCGACCAGCTGGCGGTCCTGCTTCCGTGTCTGTTCGGGGTGGGGGCGACCACCATGATGGCCATCCCCACCATCCAGGTGCTCCTGACGAGGTACGCGCCCGAGGCTCCGACGCTGATGGGTGCCGTCAACCTCGCCGCCCTCAACCTGGCCAACGCGCTCGGCGCAGTGGGGGGCGCCCTGGCGCTGGGCGCCGGATGGGGCACGCTCTCGACGGCGTGGGCGGGACTCGCGTTGACAGCCGCGGGCCTGCTCCTCTTCGCCGTCACCGTCCCGCGAGCGGCGCCTCCTGCGATGACCGAGCCCACGCCGGCCGTGGCCTGA
- a CDS encoding FAD-dependent oxidoreductase — translation MRRTVQAGQVLYATGDSSYDLFLIESAAVDVVREASVSEHEHVVYTRTAGDFMGELSILTGQTVYVTARVREPGLVVQIGARAFRTSLAEQVDIADVLIEAFRLRRRIMLDSAGSALEIVGRPDTASNRALRTYAARLQLPHSPFDADSVAGQSLMAAYGLVDEDLPAAVLFDRVLVRATPQDVARAVGLTFEPSDRDVDLVVVGAGPAGLAAAVYGASEGLVTVLLDAQGPGGQAATTSRIENYLGFPGGISGDDLTRLALVQALKFGAQVYAPCHVVGLRGEPRGPVLSLADGSEVRARAVIVATGARYRRLAVARWDEFERRGAIRYSATELDVAGCESSPVTVVGGANSAGQAALFLASRGCRVDVLVRGDRIAKSMSSYLVDRLEAHSMVTVWTNAHLLELCGEEDLDGVVIRADGGALLVRDSRALFCFIGAEPDTAWMNGVTRDGDGFVMTDVALAAADAADPGMALLPYQTSLPGVFAAGDVRAGSMKRVASAVGEGASAVASVHRTLGRSRDLPTH, via the coding sequence GTGCGCAGGACGGTGCAGGCGGGCCAGGTCCTGTACGCCACGGGGGACAGCTCGTACGACCTGTTCCTGATCGAGTCCGCCGCGGTCGACGTGGTGCGTGAGGCGAGCGTCAGCGAACATGAGCACGTCGTCTACACGCGGACCGCGGGCGACTTCATGGGTGAGCTCAGCATCCTCACCGGGCAGACGGTCTATGTCACGGCCAGGGTTCGGGAGCCGGGCCTGGTCGTGCAGATCGGGGCTCGTGCGTTCCGCACCTCACTCGCTGAGCAGGTCGACATCGCGGACGTGCTGATCGAGGCGTTCAGGCTGAGGCGTCGCATCATGCTCGACTCGGCGGGCAGCGCGCTCGAGATCGTCGGTCGGCCGGACACGGCCAGCAATCGTGCGTTGCGGACCTACGCGGCGCGCCTGCAGCTCCCGCACTCACCCTTCGACGCGGACTCGGTGGCCGGTCAGTCCCTCATGGCCGCCTACGGCCTTGTCGATGAGGACCTGCCCGCCGCTGTCCTGTTCGACCGCGTCCTGGTCAGGGCGACGCCCCAGGACGTGGCCCGGGCCGTCGGGCTCACCTTCGAGCCGTCGGACCGCGACGTCGACCTCGTCGTGGTCGGCGCGGGGCCGGCTGGGCTCGCCGCGGCCGTGTACGGCGCGTCGGAGGGTCTGGTCACCGTGCTGCTGGATGCCCAGGGTCCCGGTGGCCAGGCCGCGACCACGTCGCGCATCGAGAACTACCTGGGGTTCCCCGGCGGGATCAGCGGCGACGACCTGACGCGGCTGGCGTTGGTGCAGGCGTTGAAGTTCGGCGCGCAGGTCTACGCGCCTTGCCATGTCGTGGGCCTGCGCGGCGAGCCGAGGGGCCCGGTCCTGAGCCTCGCGGACGGCAGCGAGGTGCGCGCTCGCGCCGTCATCGTCGCCACCGGCGCGCGCTACCGGCGCCTCGCCGTGGCGCGCTGGGACGAGTTCGAGCGGCGAGGGGCCATCCGGTACTCAGCGACCGAGCTCGACGTGGCGGGCTGCGAGTCCAGTCCCGTCACGGTCGTCGGTGGTGCCAACTCAGCGGGCCAGGCAGCGCTGTTCCTGGCCTCACGGGGATGCCGCGTCGATGTCCTCGTGCGCGGGGACCGCATCGCGAAGTCGATGTCCAGCTATCTGGTCGACCGTCTGGAGGCCCACTCCATGGTGACTGTCTGGACGAACGCCCATCTCCTGGAGCTGTGCGGCGAGGAGGACCTCGACGGGGTGGTCATCAGGGCCGACGGCGGCGCCTTGTTGGTGCGCGACTCCCGGGCGCTCTTCTGCTTCATCGGTGCCGAACCCGACACCGCCTGGATGAACGGGGTGACCCGTGACGGAGACGGCTTCGTCATGACGGACGTCGCCCTGGCCGCGGCCGATGCCGCGGACCCCGGCATGGCCCTCCTGCCCTACCAGACGAGCCTGCCTGGGGTGTTCGCCGCCGGCGACGTCCGGGCGGGCTCGATGAAACGTGTGGCCTCCGCCGTGGGCGAGGGAGCCAGCGCGGTGGCCTCCGTGCATCGCACGCTGGGCAGGTCCCGAGACCTCCCGACCCACTGA
- the msrA gene encoding peptide-methionine (S)-S-oxide reductase MsrA, whose product MFGFGKPTTLPTPDQALPGREQQMWTLGEHLVLHTPVVSDDVPDGLEVAVLGLGCFWGAEEVYWQLPGVWSTSVGYAGGSTPNPTYDEVCSGHTGHTEAIRVVFDPAKVSYADLLKRFFEIHDPTQGMRQGNDVGTQYRSAIYWTTPEQEQTARELTKVYGEELARRGLGEITTEIRPAGETPYYYAEDAHQQYLAKNPFGYRCHANTGVKFPETS is encoded by the coding sequence ATGTTCGGATTCGGCAAGCCCACCACCCTGCCCACCCCCGACCAGGCGCTCCCGGGGCGCGAGCAGCAGATGTGGACCCTGGGCGAGCACCTGGTCCTGCACACCCCCGTCGTCAGCGACGACGTGCCGGACGGCCTCGAGGTCGCCGTCCTCGGCCTCGGCTGCTTCTGGGGCGCGGAGGAGGTCTACTGGCAGCTCCCCGGCGTCTGGTCGACGTCGGTCGGCTACGCCGGCGGCAGCACCCCCAACCCGACGTACGACGAGGTGTGCAGCGGGCACACCGGCCACACCGAGGCCATCCGCGTCGTCTTCGACCCCGCGAAGGTGTCGTACGCCGACCTGCTGAAGAGGTTCTTCGAGATCCACGACCCGACCCAGGGCATGCGCCAGGGCAACGACGTCGGCACCCAGTACCGCTCGGCGATCTACTGGACCACGCCCGAGCAGGAGCAGACCGCCCGCGAGCTGACCAAGGTGTACGGGGAGGAGCTCGCCCGCCGCGGCCTCGGCGAGATCACCACCGAGATCCGCCCCGCCGGCGAGACGCCGTACTACTACGCCGAGGACGCCCACCAGCAGTACCTCGCGAAGAACCCCTTCGGCTACCGCTGCCACGCCAACACCGGCGTGAAGTTCCCCGAGACGTCCTGA
- a CDS encoding glutamate mutase L: MSAVVCVDFGSTFTKAVLVDRTTGELLATASHPTTLPDATGTGDVLDGYDACVAALAEQDPHAVDADVLACSSAGGGLRIAVVGNEELVTAEAGRRVALSSGGKVVLVLHGGLDDTKLAGLRAADPDVVLLVGGTDGGNAEVLEGDARFLADQPWPGPVVVAGNVETQPLVAELLAGSGTPHVLADNVVPRIGVLAPGSARRAIREIFLSHVIGGKHLSSRTDARGRTFTSMVRGATPDVVLTGVELLARGLDDQHRGAGDVVVVDVGGATTDVHSVVELDPEDSGLAREVVATTPVTRTVEGDLGMRWSAVSTVEAAGRDDLHAAAVRRRERPDLLPDSCPDPAAEQDADLDIAAAAVRIALERHAGRSKVVVSPEGRVVERSGKDLREVDLLVGSGGVLRHGGPDAVRRVLAPATGDAFEGGWQLPRDPRVVVDHDYVLAAAGLLAEEHPVAAHRLLGGLRAVGDR; encoded by the coding sequence GTGAGCGCGGTCGTCTGCGTCGACTTCGGCTCGACGTTCACCAAGGCCGTGCTGGTGGACCGCACGACCGGCGAGCTCCTCGCCACCGCGAGCCACCCGACCACGCTTCCGGACGCGACCGGCACCGGTGACGTCCTCGACGGGTACGACGCCTGCGTGGCCGCGCTCGCCGAGCAGGACCCGCACGCGGTCGACGCCGACGTGCTCGCCTGCTCCAGTGCCGGTGGCGGGCTGCGCATCGCGGTCGTCGGCAACGAGGAGCTGGTCACCGCCGAGGCCGGCCGCCGGGTTGCGCTCTCCAGCGGCGGCAAGGTCGTGCTGGTGCTGCACGGCGGGCTCGACGACACCAAGCTGGCCGGGCTCCGGGCGGCCGACCCCGACGTGGTGCTGCTCGTCGGCGGCACCGATGGGGGCAACGCCGAGGTGCTCGAGGGTGACGCCCGGTTCCTGGCCGACCAGCCGTGGCCGGGGCCCGTCGTGGTGGCCGGCAACGTCGAGACGCAGCCCCTGGTCGCGGAGCTGCTCGCCGGCTCGGGGACGCCGCACGTGCTCGCCGACAACGTGGTGCCGCGCATCGGCGTGCTCGCGCCAGGCAGCGCGCGCCGGGCGATCCGCGAGATCTTCCTGAGCCACGTCATCGGCGGCAAGCACCTCAGCAGCCGCACCGACGCCCGCGGCCGCACGTTCACCTCGATGGTGCGCGGGGCGACGCCTGACGTCGTGCTGACCGGCGTCGAGCTGCTCGCGCGGGGCCTCGACGACCAGCACCGCGGGGCCGGTGACGTCGTGGTCGTCGACGTCGGCGGTGCGACCACCGACGTGCACAGCGTCGTCGAGCTCGACCCCGAGGACAGCGGTCTGGCCCGTGAGGTCGTCGCCACCACGCCGGTCACCCGCACGGTCGAGGGCGACCTCGGCATGCGCTGGTCGGCCGTCTCGACGGTCGAGGCCGCGGGCCGCGACGACCTGCACGCCGCCGCCGTACGCCGCCGTGAGCGGCCCGACCTCCTCCCGGACAGCTGCCCCGACCCGGCTGCCGAGCAGGACGCCGACCTCGACATCGCCGCAGCCGCCGTACGGATCGCCCTCGAGCGTCACGCCGGTCGGAGCAAGGTCGTGGTGAGCCCCGAGGGCCGCGTGGTCGAGCGCAGCGGCAAGGACCTCCGCGAGGTCGACCTCCTGGTCGGCTCGGGTGGCGTGCTGCGCCACGGCGGCCCCGACGCCGTACGCCGGGTGCTGGCGCCGGCCACGGGTGACGCCTTCGAGGGAGGTTGGCAGCTGCCGCGCGACCCGCGCGTGGTCGTCGACCACGACTACGTGCTCGCCGCCGCCGGGCTGCTCGCCGAGGAGCACCCGGTGGCGGCACACCGTCTGCTAGGTGGCCTCAGGGCTGTGGGGGATCGGTAG